One Fontisphaera persica DNA window includes the following coding sequences:
- a CDS encoding class I SAM-dependent methyltransferase, with product MSCLDTLHGRLVFERRVRVLAGHLAALLPPNASVLDVGCGDGRVARAMGERRPDVRIEGLDVLIRPQTFIPVKAFDGQRIPCPDCHYDVVMFVDVLHHTADPLILLREAVRVSRRGLLIKDHCLEGWLAGPTLRFMDWVGNARHGVALPYNYWPWAQWQTTWSELGLRPTTCLRRLHLYPPPASWFFERSLHFIAWLEKQDMNHPSLSQE from the coding sequence ATGAGCTGCCTGGATACATTGCACGGACGCCTGGTGTTTGAGCGCCGTGTGCGCGTCCTTGCCGGTCATCTAGCCGCCCTGCTGCCCCCCAACGCCTCCGTCCTCGATGTCGGTTGCGGCGATGGCCGCGTGGCCAGGGCCATGGGGGAGCGTCGGCCCGACGTGCGCATCGAAGGTCTGGACGTGCTAATACGTCCCCAAACATTCATCCCGGTAAAGGCATTTGACGGCCAGCGCATCCCGTGCCCCGATTGTCATTACGACGTGGTGATGTTTGTGGATGTGCTGCACCACACCGCCGATCCCCTAATCCTGTTGCGCGAAGCCGTCCGCGTGTCGCGCCGCGGGTTGCTCATCAAAGACCATTGTCTTGAGGGCTGGCTGGCCGGGCCGACACTGCGCTTCATGGACTGGGTCGGCAACGCCCGGCATGGGGTGGCCCTGCCCTACAACTATTGGCCGTGGGCCCAATGGCAAACTACCTGGTCTGAACTCGGCCTCCGTCCCACCACCTGCCTGCGGCGACTCCACCTTTATCCCCCACCCGCCTCCTGGTTCTTCGAGCGCTCCCTGCACTTCATCGCCTGGCTGGAGAAGCAAGACATGAATCACCCCAGCCTTTCTCAGGAGTGA
- the thiL gene encoding thiamine-phosphate kinase codes for MNEFELIARLTGGLAVPAGVVSGVGDDCAVLDLGVPGQYFLLKTDAVVEGVHFTSATPPEKVGRKALARCLSDIAAMAGIPMHALITLGLPNPHEVSRIEILYQGLRACAEKYGVAIVGGETTTSTSGIWISVSLLGRVESQRVVFRRGAKVGDALFVTGELGGSLAGKHLDFEPRLAEARWLAAHFPVRAMIDLSDGLAGDLRHLLHAAHCGAELLAEAIPISRAARLRHRENPQAKPPLEAALTDGEDFELLFAVPPEKAVPLVDAWKTAFPGLKLTCVGKITAEPGIRIRRRKSLQPLDLHGYEHFA; via the coding sequence ATGAACGAATTTGAGCTTATCGCCCGTTTGACTGGCGGCCTGGCCGTGCCCGCTGGCGTGGTGAGTGGTGTCGGAGATGATTGTGCCGTGCTGGATTTGGGGGTTCCCGGCCAGTATTTCCTGCTGAAAACGGACGCGGTGGTGGAGGGGGTGCATTTCACCTCGGCAACTCCACCGGAAAAAGTGGGACGCAAAGCGCTGGCCCGTTGTCTGAGCGACATCGCCGCCATGGCCGGCATTCCCATGCACGCCCTAATCACCTTGGGACTGCCCAACCCCCATGAGGTGAGCCGTATCGAAATCCTGTATCAGGGACTGCGCGCCTGTGCGGAAAAATACGGCGTGGCCATTGTGGGTGGCGAAACCACCACCAGCACCTCCGGCATTTGGATTTCAGTATCCCTCTTAGGACGGGTCGAATCCCAACGTGTAGTTTTCCGCCGGGGTGCCAAGGTGGGCGATGCCCTGTTTGTCACCGGTGAATTGGGAGGTTCGCTGGCCGGAAAGCACCTCGACTTTGAGCCGCGTCTGGCCGAAGCACGCTGGCTCGCGGCCCATTTCCCGGTGCGGGCCATGATTGATTTGAGCGATGGATTGGCGGGTGACTTGCGCCACTTGCTCCACGCCGCTCATTGCGGAGCGGAATTGCTGGCTGAAGCCATCCCCATCAGCCGCGCGGCCCGGCTGCGGCACCGTGAGAATCCTCAAGCCAAACCGCCGCTGGAAGCCGCGCTCACGGATGGGGAAGATTTCGAGCTGCTCTTTGCCGTCCCACCAGAAAAGGCCGTGCCCTTGGTGGATGCCTGGAAAACAGCCTTTCCGGGGCTTAAACTCACTTGCGTGGGCAAAATCACCGCCGAGCCCGGCATCCGCATCCGACGGCGCAAAAGCTTGCAACCCTTGGACCTGCATGGTTACGAACATTTCGCATAA
- a CDS encoding helix-turn-helix domain-containing protein, whose protein sequence is MRTHRHWLRQKLVAFAKTHGIKAAVREFGCSRNTVRKWLRRHVPGKPSSLQEHSRRPRRSPRRIPSGLEGQIVKLRHQTGFGAERLQREFALPCSHNAIARVLRQHHLLRPRKRNPPPKNSSAPSNGTGHSSPNSPPIPSIYRTFPITGPK, encoded by the coding sequence ATGCGCACCCACCGCCATTGGTTGCGACAAAAACTCGTCGCCTTCGCCAAAACCCACGGCATCAAAGCCGCCGTCCGCGAGTTCGGCTGTTCCCGCAACACCGTCCGTAAATGGCTCCGACGCCACGTGCCCGGCAAGCCCTCCTCCCTCCAAGAACACAGCCGCCGCCCACGACGCTCCCCCCGCCGTATCCCCTCCGGCCTCGAAGGCCAAATCGTCAAACTCCGCCACCAAACCGGCTTCGGCGCCGAACGCCTCCAGCGCGAATTCGCCCTCCCCTGCAGCCACAACGCCATCGCCCGCGTCCTCCGCCAACACCATCTCCTCCGCCCACGCAAAAGAAACCCGCCACCAAAAAACTCCTCCGCGCCCTCAAACGGAACTGGCCACTCTTCTCCCAACTCTCCGCCGATACCAAGTATTTACAGGACATTCCCCATTACTGGCCCCAAATGA
- a CDS encoding Gfo/Idh/MocA family protein, producing MQKNIPEVSVSLSRRRFLSGVGAATVTFSILAPQSVFTAETGPKIKVGLIGAGGRGQWILKYFKDHGGYEIAAVFDYFEDRAKAAGDKYQVPDNMRFSGLYGYRKLLEKGVDAVIVQSPPYFHPEQCAEAVEAGKHVYLAKPLAVDVPGCLSIVASGQKATQKKLVFLVDFQTRAHPSYQQAIQLVHEGKIGRIVCGEANYQCSLMFASMDARFRKDPKNPEERLRAWAIDRVLSGDIITEQNIHALDVASWVLNAEPIKAYGTGGKARPFLGDCWDHFACIFYYPEGIILSFSSKQVGKGWDDIQCRIYGTEGTLDTHYGGPVRLHCDDAYNGGITNTIYELGVQNNVKTFYDSIGKDWVDHDPPVVKINVLSARRKDELLHLLRRRCSSGAPHLLSSRRAHHLL from the coding sequence ATGCAAAAAAACATCCCTGAAGTCTCTGTTTCATTGAGTCGCCGTCGTTTTTTGTCCGGCGTGGGCGCGGCCACGGTCACCTTTAGCATTCTGGCCCCCCAAAGCGTGTTTACTGCCGAAACCGGCCCCAAAATCAAAGTGGGCCTCATTGGCGCCGGCGGGCGCGGCCAGTGGATTCTCAAGTATTTCAAGGACCACGGCGGCTATGAGATTGCCGCAGTCTTTGATTATTTTGAAGACCGCGCCAAAGCGGCCGGCGACAAATACCAGGTGCCGGACAACATGCGCTTCAGCGGGCTGTATGGTTACCGCAAGCTGCTGGAGAAAGGGGTGGATGCCGTCATTGTTCAGTCGCCGCCTTATTTCCATCCGGAGCAATGCGCGGAAGCGGTGGAGGCGGGGAAGCATGTTTATCTGGCCAAGCCACTGGCGGTGGATGTGCCGGGCTGTTTGTCCATCGTGGCCAGCGGCCAGAAGGCGACGCAAAAGAAGCTGGTGTTCCTGGTGGATTTCCAGACGCGCGCTCATCCGTCGTACCAGCAGGCCATCCAACTGGTGCATGAGGGCAAAATTGGGCGCATCGTTTGTGGCGAGGCCAATTACCAGTGCAGTCTGATGTTTGCCAGCATGGATGCGCGTTTCCGCAAAGACCCCAAAAACCCCGAGGAACGTCTGCGGGCGTGGGCGATTGACCGGGTGTTGTCCGGCGACATCATCACGGAGCAGAACATTCACGCGTTGGATGTGGCTTCCTGGGTGCTCAACGCCGAGCCCATCAAGGCGTACGGCACAGGCGGCAAGGCGCGTCCCTTCCTGGGGGATTGTTGGGACCACTTCGCCTGCATTTTCTATTACCCGGAGGGCATCATTCTGAGCTTCAGCTCTAAACAGGTGGGCAAAGGGTGGGATGACATTCAGTGCCGCATTTATGGCACCGAGGGTACCCTGGACACCCACTACGGCGGGCCGGTGCGGTTGCATTGCGATGATGCCTACAACGGCGGCATCACCAACACCATTTACGAGCTGGGCGTGCAGAACAACGTCAAGACATTTTACGACAGCATTGGGAAAGACTGGGTAGATCATGACCCCCCCGTGGTTAAGATCAACGTGTTGAGTGCACGCCGCAAGGATGAGCTGCTGCACCTCCTCCGGAGGAGGTGCAGCAGCGGCGCGCCCCATCTGCTATCCTCCCGGCGTGCACACCACCTACTTTGA
- a CDS encoding glycosyltransferase family 2 protein: MPCLNEAKTLGNCIRKAQAALERHGLAGEIVVGDNGSTDGSQDIARNLGARVVEVPVKGYGAALMGAIAAARGHYLIMADSDDSYDWSAIWPFVEKLREGYDLVMGNRFSGGIQPGAMPWLNRYLGNPVLTGLGRLFFQAPARDFHCGMRGFTKEAAERMALRTTGMEFASEMVVKAALLGLKIAEVPVTLSPDGRGRPPHLRRWRDGWRHLRFMLLYSPRWLFLIPGGLMMLLGILLMGWLLPGPRQVGDVTLDVHTLLYGAMMVLMGYQAVLFAVFTKVFAISEGLLPSDPRLEKLYRIITLEVGLTAGLVLTLMGLAGSVYAVWSWGQTHFGPLQPTETLRTIIPALLALVLGIQTIFSSFFLSVLGLKRR, from the coding sequence ATGCCCTGCCTGAATGAGGCCAAAACGCTGGGCAATTGCATCCGGAAAGCGCAAGCTGCCCTCGAGCGCCACGGCCTTGCCGGCGAAATTGTAGTCGGCGACAACGGCAGTACTGATGGCTCCCAGGACATTGCGCGAAACCTGGGCGCGCGCGTGGTTGAGGTCCCGGTCAAAGGCTACGGGGCCGCGCTCATGGGCGCCATTGCCGCCGCGCGCGGCCACTATCTCATCATGGCCGATTCGGATGACAGTTACGACTGGTCCGCCATCTGGCCATTTGTGGAAAAACTGCGCGAAGGTTATGACCTGGTGATGGGCAACCGCTTTAGCGGCGGCATTCAACCGGGGGCCATGCCCTGGCTAAACCGTTACCTGGGCAACCCCGTGCTCACGGGGCTTGGCCGCTTGTTTTTCCAGGCGCCGGCGCGCGATTTCCACTGCGGTATGCGCGGCTTCACCAAGGAAGCTGCTGAACGCATGGCATTGCGTACCACCGGCATGGAATTTGCCAGCGAAATGGTGGTCAAGGCTGCCCTGCTTGGATTGAAAATTGCCGAGGTGCCGGTCACCCTGTCCCCCGACGGCCGCGGCCGCCCGCCCCACCTGCGCCGCTGGCGCGACGGCTGGCGGCATCTGCGTTTCATGCTGCTGTACAGCCCGCGCTGGCTGTTTCTTATTCCTGGCGGTTTGATGATGCTGCTGGGCATTCTGCTCATGGGCTGGCTGTTGCCCGGCCCTCGACAAGTGGGCGACGTGACCCTGGATGTGCATACCCTGCTTTACGGAGCCATGATGGTGCTGATGGGCTATCAAGCCGTCTTATTTGCCGTCTTCACCAAGGTTTTTGCCATCAGCGAGGGTTTGCTCCCGTCTGACCCGCGGCTGGAAAAACTTTACCGCATTATCACCCTGGAAGTGGGATTAACGGCCGGCCTTGTGCTTACCCTCATGGGTCTGGCTGGCTCCGTGTATGCCGTTTGGAGCTGGGGTCAGACCCATTTTGGCCCGCTGCAACCCACCGAAACCCTGCGCACCATCATTCCCGCCCTGCTGGCCCTGGTGCTGGGCATCCAGACCATTTTCTCAAGCTTCTTCCTCAGCGTGCTGGGTCTGAAACGCCGATGA
- a CDS encoding PA14 domain-containing protein, whose protein sequence is MKTLTRRVYSTFHFTLLCAFAVLLVGLVPSHAANILWVSDNGTDNTFSDAGNYADGGFITILQNAGHTVTRYNGPNSQNTRLTAQELTQINSFDLIIIGRAVTSTAFQNPQVIDWNVNITKPLMTINAYLARASRLGWCTGSTMIDGTPTPVRALNLADPVTEYIFSEVAMNGNVTVNPYDEALHRNTSQVLEGPVSGGRVLAVADFTDLGGTARNNIPIIMEWPAGTPVRGGADVLGGYRMYFAASSREPNGGNILTDCVENLSATGEAMFIKAVEIAINRGQLPFDPSSAVGFAGNLQDVTVPEGTVVTLSVNVTGAPPRTIQWQQWDGSGSFTNIEGATGTSLPLGAVIPPQDGMQFRVIATNRNGSATSAVARVTVITDTNAPQVTQITADVSMNQVSLFFSEPVRAAEAQNMNNYVFTPPLGIQSATLSADGRRLQIVTEPLTPGQLYRLMIVEGIPDRAYYTNWLAAGTELTFYAWVRSQGFLAAQRYFGISGNDVASLINSPKYPNGWDELFHVNSAQTLQSAPNRDNYGGRLIGWLRPLESGFHTFFIRGDDGTELRLGTTDDFTTLSVVAQQATANQPFTSGQSVSIYLDAGQRYALEALWKEGTGGDYVQVAWQPPSGTGPVIIPAEALECLANPSANQVTITAHPQSRTVLQNRTHTFTVAATVTPADAPVVYTWQRWNGVDTFTNVAVVLTNAYTTRLLTMADDGSQWRVLVAAPGVVVTSAVATLTVSQDSTPPTMLRAINNPGNPTAIIIEFDELVNRAIAESSASYVVTNLWDNSTVPVNDVTLPVLSADGRTVTLYVTAPLTNGTYYTITAHAFDLVDNYALVTRRIERTGLLAPSGPQGLVVVEAEDYDEMISRSWEGVERYWTLVTNRADFSGRGAMRALPNTEGNRPGGNEAASLDFFVQFPGPGRYFVWVRGGAEGGADNSIHVGLNNTVPSSAQNVQQGYDLGMSGWHWGSVSDTTGGRVYLDIPSAGVHRVQVYMREDGFYCDKIVLTTDMNYSPAGINAGLGPEPSVKELPAPVLRLQASPVTQGLQLSWPLFGTRLEQADNILGPWQPVTNAASPFLAPLTGAQKFYRVVLP, encoded by the coding sequence ATGAAAACGCTGACTCGACGCGTGTATTCCACGTTTCACTTCACCCTCCTTTGTGCCTTTGCGGTATTATTAGTGGGACTCGTACCCAGCCATGCCGCCAATATCTTGTGGGTCAGTGACAATGGCACTGACAATACTTTTTCGGATGCGGGTAATTACGCGGATGGGGGATTTATCACCATCCTGCAAAATGCGGGCCACACGGTGACCCGCTACAATGGCCCGAACAGTCAGAATACCCGTTTGACTGCACAGGAACTAACTCAAATCAACAGCTTTGACCTGATTATCATAGGGCGCGCTGTCACCAGCACGGCTTTTCAAAATCCCCAGGTCATTGACTGGAATGTCAACATCACCAAGCCGTTGATGACCATCAATGCTTATCTGGCAAGAGCAAGCCGTTTGGGCTGGTGCACAGGCAGTACGATGATTGATGGCACCCCTACGCCGGTGCGGGCCCTAAATTTGGCTGATCCGGTAACGGAGTATATCTTCAGCGAAGTCGCCATGAACGGCAACGTCACGGTCAACCCGTATGATGAGGCTCTTCATCGCAACACCAGCCAGGTTTTGGAGGGACCGGTGAGCGGCGGCCGCGTGCTGGCCGTGGCGGATTTTACGGATTTGGGCGGTACCGCCCGCAATAATATCCCCATCATCATGGAATGGCCGGCGGGAACGCCGGTACGGGGCGGGGCGGATGTTTTGGGCGGCTATCGCATGTACTTTGCGGCCAGCAGCCGCGAGCCGAACGGCGGCAATATCTTGACCGACTGCGTCGAGAATCTGAGCGCGACGGGCGAGGCCATGTTTATCAAGGCAGTGGAGATTGCCATCAACCGCGGACAATTGCCTTTTGACCCTTCATCGGCGGTGGGCTTTGCTGGTAATTTGCAGGATGTGACCGTGCCGGAAGGGACCGTGGTCACGCTGAGTGTCAACGTCACTGGGGCGCCGCCGCGCACCATTCAATGGCAGCAGTGGGATGGAAGCGGGAGCTTCACCAACATTGAGGGAGCTACGGGTACCTCCCTGCCTTTGGGCGCGGTCATACCGCCGCAAGATGGGATGCAGTTTCGGGTCATTGCCACGAACCGCAACGGCAGCGCGACCAGCGCTGTGGCGCGGGTGACGGTCATCACGGACACCAATGCGCCACAAGTGACCCAAATCACCGCGGATGTGTCCATGAATCAGGTTTCACTGTTTTTCTCGGAGCCAGTGCGCGCGGCTGAGGCGCAAAACATGAATAACTATGTTTTTACACCGCCTCTGGGAATTCAAAGCGCCACCTTGTCGGCTGATGGCCGCCGGTTGCAAATCGTGACAGAGCCTTTGACGCCGGGACAACTATACCGACTCATGATTGTGGAAGGCATCCCCGACCGGGCTTATTACACCAACTGGCTGGCGGCGGGCACCGAACTAACCTTTTATGCCTGGGTTCGCAGCCAGGGCTTTTTGGCGGCGCAAAGGTACTTTGGCATCAGCGGCAACGATGTGGCCTCCCTGATTAATTCGCCCAAATACCCCAATGGATGGGATGAACTTTTCCATGTGAACTCGGCCCAGACGCTGCAATCGGCGCCCAATCGGGACAATTATGGCGGGCGGCTGATTGGGTGGTTGCGTCCGTTAGAGTCCGGATTCCACACTTTCTTTATTCGCGGGGACGATGGCACGGAGCTGCGGCTGGGCACCACGGATGACTTTACCACCTTGAGTGTCGTTGCTCAGCAGGCCACCGCTAATCAACCCTTTACCTCTGGCCAGTCCGTATCCATTTATCTGGATGCCGGGCAGCGTTATGCGCTGGAGGCGCTTTGGAAAGAGGGGACGGGTGGCGATTATGTGCAGGTGGCCTGGCAGCCGCCCTCTGGCACGGGGCCGGTGATTATTCCTGCCGAGGCCCTGGAATGTCTGGCGAATCCCTCCGCCAATCAGGTAACCATTACTGCGCATCCCCAGAGCCGCACCGTTCTGCAAAACCGCACTCATACTTTCACGGTGGCGGCCACAGTGACGCCAGCGGATGCGCCGGTGGTTTATACCTGGCAGCGCTGGAATGGTGTGGATACTTTCACCAATGTGGCCGTGGTTTTGACCAATGCCTACACCACCCGCTTGCTGACGATGGCAGATGATGGGTCTCAGTGGCGGGTTTTGGTGGCTGCGCCCGGCGTGGTGGTTACCAGCGCGGTGGCCACCTTAACTGTCAGTCAGGACTCAACTCCACCGACGATGTTAAGGGCCATCAACAACCCCGGCAATCCCACCGCCATTATTATTGAGTTCGATGAGTTGGTGAATCGTGCCATCGCCGAGAGTTCGGCCTCTTACGTGGTTACCAACTTGTGGGACAATTCAACGGTGCCGGTGAATGATGTCACCTTGCCAGTGTTGTCTGCTGATGGCCGCACGGTGACGCTTTATGTGACGGCGCCGTTGACGAATGGCACTTATTACACGATAACCGCCCACGCTTTTGACCTGGTGGATAATTATGCTTTGGTCACCCGGCGCATTGAACGCACGGGTTTGTTGGCGCCCAGCGGCCCACAAGGCTTGGTGGTGGTCGAGGCCGAGGATTACGACGAAATGATTTCGCGCTCATGGGAGGGGGTGGAGCGTTACTGGACCCTGGTCACCAACCGGGCCGACTTCTCTGGCCGCGGCGCCATGCGCGCCCTGCCTAATACGGAGGGCAACCGCCCCGGTGGCAATGAAGCGGCATCGTTGGACTTCTTTGTGCAATTCCCCGGCCCGGGACGTTATTTCGTGTGGGTGCGTGGTGGAGCCGAAGGCGGGGCCGATAATTCCATCCACGTTGGATTGAACAACACGGTGCCTTCCTCGGCCCAGAATGTGCAACAGGGATATGACCTGGGCATGTCGGGCTGGCATTGGGGCAGCGTGAGCGATACCACCGGCGGCCGGGTCTATTTGGACATTCCCAGCGCGGGGGTGCATCGCGTGCAGGTGTATATGCGGGAGGATGGTTTCTACTGCGACAAGATTGTTTTGACCACCGACATGAATTACAGCCCGGCCGGCATAAATGCGGGTCTGGGGCCGGAGCCTTCAGTCAAGGAACTCCCGGCGCCTGTGTTGCGGCTGCAGGCTTCACCGGTCACTCAAGGGTTACAATTGAGCTGGCCGCTCTTTGGTACGCGATTGGAGCAAGCGGACAACATTTTGGGACCGTGGCAGCCGGTCACCAACGCCGCCAGTCCATTCTTGGCTCCGCTGACGGGCGCGCAGAAGTTCTACCGGGTGGTGCTGCCATAA
- the tsaB gene encoding tRNA (adenosine(37)-N6)-threonylcarbamoyltransferase complex dimerization subunit type 1 TsaB: MKILALELSAGIRSVAAVDSEVGCLAAVREEHARHTRLFFMVQQALDAAGWSRETVEGLAVGLGPGSYTGIRMAIAAAQGWHAARPITLWGINSFHVMAEGLWRSGQRGNIFLAVDAQRGEACWAGYQINDAGWQETQPLQLLPQSMVREQTQNGKRVWGPDLKPWCPAATEWHPRAEDLARLAAAAAPLTDASALTPLYLREARFAKAPPPRMIKDL, from the coding sequence ATGAAGATTTTGGCGCTTGAGCTGTCGGCGGGCATCCGCTCCGTGGCCGCCGTGGATTCTGAAGTGGGCTGCCTGGCGGCAGTCCGGGAGGAACATGCCCGCCACACCCGCCTATTTTTCATGGTGCAGCAGGCGCTGGACGCCGCCGGTTGGAGCCGGGAAACGGTGGAGGGATTGGCCGTCGGATTGGGTCCCGGCAGTTATACCGGCATCCGCATGGCCATTGCTGCCGCCCAAGGATGGCATGCGGCGCGGCCGATAACTTTATGGGGCATCAATAGTTTCCACGTCATGGCCGAAGGGCTGTGGCGGAGTGGCCAACGGGGTAACATTTTTTTGGCTGTGGATGCTCAACGAGGCGAAGCTTGCTGGGCTGGCTACCAAATTAACGATGCGGGCTGGCAGGAAACCCAACCGCTGCAATTACTGCCCCAGAGCATGGTGCGAGAGCAAACCCAAAACGGTAAGCGGGTATGGGGGCCGGACCTGAAGCCGTGGTGTCCGGCGGCCACTGAATGGCATCCCCGCGCCGAAGACTTGGCGCGGCTGGCAGCGGCTGCCGCCCCCCTGACCGATGCCAGTGCTCTAACCCCCCTGTACCTTCGCGAGGCGCGCTTTGCCAAAGCCCCACCCCCAAGAATGATTAAGGATTTATGA
- the tsaE gene encoding tRNA (adenosine(37)-N6)-threonylcarbamoyltransferase complex ATPase subunit type 1 TsaE, translated as MVTNISHNPQETEALGEAWASELSPGWLLGLTGDLGAGKTQLVRGLARGLGCPDRVHSPSFALMVEYHGGRWPLYHLDLYRLNDPPEIVAAGLEEYLCNPQGIVVVEWIERWLPEAVAAWQKRLQANLASALPEVGAGLPHPCRLAWLQFQSEQERLIVHEDFGA; from the coding sequence ATGGTTACGAACATTTCGCATAACCCACAAGAGACCGAGGCTTTGGGAGAAGCCTGGGCCAGCGAATTGTCCCCCGGCTGGCTCCTTGGTTTAACCGGCGATTTGGGCGCAGGCAAAACCCAGCTCGTGCGAGGACTGGCACGAGGCCTGGGCTGCCCAGACCGCGTGCATTCGCCCAGTTTCGCGCTGATGGTGGAATACCACGGCGGCCGCTGGCCGCTCTATCACCTGGATTTGTATCGGCTGAATGACCCACCGGAAATTGTGGCGGCAGGGCTGGAAGAATATCTCTGCAACCCCCAAGGCATTGTGGTGGTGGAATGGATTGAACGCTGGCTGCCCGAAGCCGTTGCCGCCTGGCAAAAGCGACTGCAGGCCAATCTGGCGTCCGCCCTGCCCGAAGTTGGCGCAGGTTTGCCACACCCTTGCCGGCTGGCATGGCTGCAATTCCAAAGCGAACAGGAGCGGTTAATCGTCCATGAAGATTTTGGCGCTTGA
- the alr gene encoding alanine racemase — MNVPYRCWAEVDLDALRSNLAWLRHRLGPHTRILTVVKADAYGHGLKQIAALLMQSGTDIFGVANLAEARSVRLVGRGWPVLMLGACLPGEIPAAVRDDVMPTISTLQEARAFSREARRQNKTVEVHLKVDTGMGRLGAFPEEAAQLAHAISRLPGVRLTGLMTHFSSAEDDAPFTRQQRERFAEVVRAIEAQGVVLPYIHACNSGGVLFEPTALFNLVRPGLLVYGIIPPGKRRSATELAKHLKPALQWKSRVTLVREVPKGTPLSYGHTYTTPHRMRVAVVGCGYGDGYMRAASQRAAMLIGGRLCPVLGRVTMDQTLVDVTALPRVKPGDEVVLLGRQGRKEITAAQLAGWFGTIPWEVLTNISYRVPRVYRGGQAS; from the coding sequence ATGAATGTGCCCTATCGCTGCTGGGCGGAAGTGGACCTCGATGCCCTGCGCTCCAATCTGGCCTGGCTTCGCCATCGGCTCGGACCACACACCCGGATTCTGACCGTCGTCAAAGCCGATGCCTATGGACACGGTCTGAAACAAATTGCCGCCCTGCTCATGCAAAGCGGCACCGATATTTTCGGTGTGGCCAACCTCGCGGAAGCCCGCAGCGTGCGGCTCGTGGGCCGCGGCTGGCCGGTGCTGATGTTGGGCGCCTGCCTGCCAGGGGAAATTCCGGCCGCCGTGCGCGACGACGTCATGCCCACCATTTCCACGCTGCAAGAGGCGCGCGCTTTTTCCCGCGAGGCGAGGCGCCAGAATAAAACGGTGGAGGTGCATCTCAAAGTGGATACTGGCATGGGCCGCCTGGGAGCATTTCCGGAAGAAGCAGCCCAACTGGCCCATGCCATTTCCCGTCTGCCCGGCGTGCGGCTGACCGGTTTGATGACGCACTTCAGTTCTGCCGAAGATGACGCCCCTTTTACCCGGCAACAGCGCGAAAGGTTTGCGGAAGTTGTTCGCGCGATTGAAGCCCAGGGCGTGGTATTGCCCTACATCCATGCCTGCAACAGTGGAGGGGTCTTGTTTGAGCCCACGGCTCTTTTTAATCTGGTCCGCCCCGGCCTGCTCGTTTATGGAATCATCCCTCCCGGCAAGCGCCGGTCCGCCACAGAGCTGGCGAAGCACTTGAAACCCGCCCTGCAATGGAAAAGCCGCGTGACCCTGGTGCGGGAAGTGCCCAAAGGCACCCCCCTGAGCTATGGTCACACCTACACCACGCCCCACCGCATGCGCGTGGCTGTGGTGGGTTGCGGTTACGGCGACGGCTATATGCGCGCCGCCAGCCAGCGCGCCGCCATGCTCATTGGCGGGCGATTGTGTCCCGTGCTGGGCCGGGTGACCATGGACCAGACGTTGGTGGACGTCACTGCCCTGCCCCGCGTCAAACCCGGCGACGAAGTCGTGCTGCTGGGGCGGCAGGGCCGCAAAGAAATCACCGCCGCGCAACTGGCCGGGTGGTTTGGCACCATCCCGTGGGAAGTGCTGACCAACATCAGCTACCGCGTGCCGCGAGTGTACCGCGGGGGACAGGCTTCCTGA